A genomic region of Papaver somniferum cultivar HN1 chromosome 7, ASM357369v1, whole genome shotgun sequence contains the following coding sequences:
- the LOC113300098 gene encoding uncharacterized protein LOC113300098: MNSIFKRLFKAKPNLLPTSSGGDTQQPQEEEDEEEEEEQETAETKISVENNRIAEGVKLFDVVAPMGGEGSTISGSGGVTRVSVSGEDISLVVQVQGSAAAAAASTTTTTSTVIQESVIQEIPNTSSEVGERKNDRLLVSQPQVLEHQKSGFVNEEGGGKKEDLSAGGVEKGKQIELVQDNVFSVGDFVWAKVKNQHWWPGQIYNPLDASSFALKNQEKDHLLVAYFGDQSYTWCKPSELKPFEENFDQIIMQTKAKKFRNAVKEVLNEIGRIVESQMTCSCIPMEAQIGIVKPLAVNPGIKGGVVVPDCRINEFSKMHFEPAKFVSILRYIAEIVVSPTSMLELIVFRRQLAAFNRSRSCGQVPMNQLIPEENARSEVTSKSRQSNGQTGDPEEDWLAAPTIRGISQTSKENWSQISGNKSHQKKKQRTMVDIMANDMDVEPEKGETDAAEEVDTGKSVLTSRKRKKDEVESDSNIADGDLGSRNSVSEMVENKDTNEGTADGEGSNAKHFSRERKKSKYLSPPYTNLGKGSKQWSHSEDSVTETPKGSKGSRVGRRMKKAIDQLFGSSPLVKCSSETFHKAPPDVSFDSMISEQKKIVSEQKSDEMFYEFVTAALDPMYLKENPSCSLIKGFFSIYRSSLYHDGSNYLMFNGGMAEQCDENGNQLEADHQTSKDPELKTLQTKDERMSQIPDNDLKEVNLKDEKTLRSADNVAMIIKRKYEKKKQNPNSDPNIVSTKNENLQSPNGEPLRMKRKYEKKLKSPDSEPKNTVDDKMLQSPNGEAMRVKRKYEKKLKSPNGEFDHIAGTANLQPNPSKEANGQTSGAVLLLNFASGVPLPTKGDLVKEFEKFGALIESKTEVLQDSSSAQVFYRSSTDAEAAFTSSGKITRFGPPNMVSYRLQYPSTTSKGPGLNETSSHQHLPGFSEQHSNSHQATPANQTMPVPPVEVRGPLEFMKHTLQMMTSTLEMSGDKLSPDMKAKLECEIRILLQKVTKGDSSSSQ, translated from the exons ATGAATTCGATTTTTAAGAGATTGTTCAAAGCGAAACCTAATTTGCTACCAACATCCTCAGGTGGGGATACTCAACaaccacaagaagaagaagacgaggaggaggaggaagaacaaGAAACAGCTG AGACGAAGATTTCTGTTGAAAATAATAGGATCGCCGAAGGGGTTAAATTATTTGATGTAGTAGCACCAATGGGTGGTGAAGGAAGTACAATTTCGGGTTCTGGTGGAGTTACTAGGGTTAGTGTTTCAGGGGAAGATATTTCATTAGTGGTTCAAGTTcagggttctgctgctgctgctgctgcttctacGACAACTACTACTAGTACTGTAATTCAAGAATCTGTGATCCAGGAGATTCCAAATACTAGTAGTGAAGTTGGGGAAAGAAAGAATGACCGGCTTCTTGTTTCTCAACCACAGGTGTTGGAGCATCAAAAGAGtggttttgttaatgaggaaggTGGAGGAAAGAAAGAGGATTTGAGTGCTGGGGGTGTAGAAAAGGGGAAACAAATTGAGCTAGTGCAAGATAATGTGTTTTCAGTGGGTGATTTTGTATGGGCTAAAGTAAAGAATCAACATTGGTGGCCTGGTCAAATCTACAATCCTTTAGATGCGTCAAGTTTTGCGTTGAAGAATCAAGAAAAGGATCATCTTTTGGTTGCATACTTTGGGGATCAAAGTTACACTTGGTGTAAACCATCTGAACTGAAACCGTTTGAAGAGAATTTTGATCAGATAATAATGCAAACTAAAGCGAAGAAATTTCGTAACGCTGTCAAGGAAGTGTTGAACGAGATTGGTAGAATTGTGGAATCACAGATGACTTGTTCTTGTATTCCAATGGAAGCTCAGATTGGAATAGTTAAACCATTAGCTGTGAACCCAGGAATAAAGGGTGGAGTCGTTGTGCCGGACTGTCGAATTAATGAGTTTTCAAAAATGCATTTCGAGCCTGCCAAGTTTGTTTCAATTCTTAGGTACATTGCAGAAATAGTAGTTTCTCCAACCAGTATGCTCGAACTTATAGTGTTTCGGAGACAGCTGGCGGCATTTAATCGGTCAAGGAGTTGCGGCCAAGTACCTATGAACCAACTAATCCCAGAAGAGAATGCTAGAAGTGAGGTGACCAGCAAAAGCCGCCAGTCTAATGGGCAAACAGGAGACCCTGAAGAAGACTGGCTTGCTGCTCCAACAATCCGCGGAATTAGCCAAACCTCGAAAGAGAACTGGTCACAGATTTCAGGGAACAAGTCGCAccagaagaaaaaacaaagaacaatggTCGACATCATGGCGAATGACATGGATGTTGAACCTGAGAAAGGTGAGACTGATGCTGCTGAAGAAGTAGATACAGGAAAATCAGTTTTGACGTCCaggaagagaaagaaagatgagGTTGAATCTGACAGTAACATTGCTGATGGTGATTTAGGTAGTCGAAATTCGGTTTCTGAAATGGTAGAGAATAAAGACACGAATGAAGGAACTGCTGATGGTGAAGGAAGTAATGCTAAACATTTTTCAAGGGAAAGGAAGAAGAGCAAGTACTTGTCTCCTCCATACACAAATTTAGGCAAAGGAAGTAAACAATGGTCTCATTCAGAAGATTCAGTAACTGAAACCCCAAAGGGTTCCAAAGGTTCCCGTGTAGGGAGGAGAATGAAAAAGGCCATAGACCAACTTTTTGGGTCTAGTCCACTTGTTAAGTGTAGCAGTGAAACATTCCACAAGGCTCCACCCGATGTGTCTTTCGATTCCATGATATCTGAGCAGAAAAAGATTGTTTCCGAACAGAAGTCAGATGAGATGTTTTATGAGTTTGTCACTGCAGCTTTGGATCCTATGTATCTGAAGGAAAATCCTTCTTGCAGCTTAATTAAGGGCTTCTTTTCAATTTATAGAAGTTCGTTGTATCATGACGGCTCCAATTACCTAATGTTTAATGGCGGTATGGCTGAACAGTGTGATGAGAATGGAAACCAATTAGAGGCTGACCACCAAACATCCAAGGATCCAGAACTTAAAACATTGCAAACGAAGGATGAGAGGATGTCGCAGATTCCAGATAATGATTTGAAAGAAGTCAATTTGAAGGATGAGAAAACATTGCGGAGTGCTGATAATGTGGcaatgattatcaaaagaaagTATGAGAAGAAGAAGCAGAATCCTAATAGTGATCCAAATATTGTCAGTACTAAGAATGAGAACTTGCAGAGTCCTAACGGCGAgcccttgagaatgaagaggaagtatgaaaaaaaattgaagagtCCTGATAGTGAGCCTAAGAATACAGTGGATGATAAAATGTTGCAAAGTCCTAATGGTGAAGCGATGAGAGTCAAAAGAAAGTATGAGAAAAAGTTGAAGAGCCCGAACGGCGAATTTGATCATATTGCTGGAACAGCAAATCTTCAGCCGAATCCTAGTAAAGAAGCCAATGGTCAAACCTCGGGGGcagttcttcttttgaattttgctTCAGGAGTCCCTTTGCCAACCAAAGGCGATCTAGTAAAAGAGTTCGAAAAGTTTGGGGCTCTGATTGAGTCGAAAACCGAGGTGTTACAGGATTCTAGTTCGGCCCAAGTTTTTTACAGAAGCAGCACCGACGCAGAAGCCGCCTTCACCAGTTCAGGAAAGATCACTAGATTTGGACCTCCTAACATGGTTAGTTATAGGCTCCAGTATCCCTCCACAACTTCCAAAGGGCCCGGTCTTAATGAAACCAGCTCTCATCAGCATCTTCCGGGGTTTTCTGAACAGCATAGTAACTCTCATCAGGCTACTCCAGCAAATCAAACCATGCCTGTTCCTCCTGTCGAAGTCAGAGGTCCACTGGAATTTATGAAGCACACACTTCAGATGATGACCTCAACACTGGAGATGTCTGGGGATAAGCTGTCACCAGATATGAAAGCTAAGTTAGAGTGTGAAATTAGAATCTTGTTGCAGAAGGTAACCAAAGGAGATTCATCCTCTTCCCAGTAG